A region of Methanomicrobium sp. W14 DNA encodes the following proteins:
- the dnaG gene encoding DNA primase DnaG produces MYSPETTKYQIHIEFEAEGVVEKSDVIGAVFGQTEGLLGEDLDLRDLQRTGRIGRIDVKTASKKGNTKGEILIYSSIDRAETALLAASLETIERIGPCSAVFSVKKIEDIRISKRKKIVDRAKEILMVSFDEGLIDTNDIIDEVREYSRIEKIIEIGKEKLPAGPNVEDSDAIIIVEGRADVINLLKYGIKNVVAVEGTNIPETIIELCRTKTATVFLDGDRGGDLILSELLQVADIDFVAISPRGRSVEDMSRKEIIKPLRNKVPVEVILGRDGEVDFNVYSTAIYEDREEKKDTAGKNGNTGSEDKLLDQMKNVKKSGHIRFLSKDYQTLNEYPSENMETAFSEESGRAYGLITGKSINQKVIDQAAMSGLEFIAAPDFQGIIKKPVSIRLLKIP; encoded by the coding sequence TTGTATTCACCGGAAACTACAAAATACCAGATACACATTGAATTTGAAGCTGAAGGAGTGGTAGAAAAATCGGATGTCATCGGGGCAGTCTTCGGGCAGACCGAAGGACTTCTTGGAGAAGACCTCGACCTTCGTGATCTCCAGAGAACCGGGAGGATCGGAAGAATTGATGTAAAAACAGCCAGCAAAAAAGGAAACACAAAAGGGGAAATCCTCATATATTCCTCGATAGACAGGGCTGAGACCGCTCTTCTTGCAGCCTCTCTTGAGACAATTGAAAGGATAGGACCATGTTCAGCTGTATTCAGCGTAAAAAAGATAGAGGATATAAGGATTTCAAAACGAAAAAAGATTGTAGACAGGGCAAAAGAAATTTTAATGGTCTCCTTTGACGAGGGCCTCATAGATACAAACGATATCATAGACGAAGTGCGGGAATATTCACGCATAGAAAAGATTATTGAAATCGGGAAGGAGAAGCTTCCTGCCGGACCGAACGTAGAGGACTCTGACGCCATAATAATAGTTGAAGGCAGGGCTGACGTCATAAATCTCCTTAAATACGGGATAAAAAACGTGGTCGCTGTCGAGGGGACGAACATCCCGGAGACTATAATTGAACTCTGCAGGACTAAAACCGCAACAGTATTTCTTGACGGCGACAGGGGTGGCGACCTGATACTCAGCGAACTTCTCCAGGTGGCAGACATAGATTTTGTCGCCATAAGTCCGCGCGGAAGAAGCGTCGAGGACATGTCAAGAAAAGAGATAATCAAGCCTCTGAGAAATAAAGTGCCGGTTGAAGTCATCCTGGGGCGCGACGGGGAAGTGGACTTTAACGTGTACAGTACTGCAATTTATGAAGATAGGGAAGAAAAAAAGGACACAGCCGGTAAAAACGGAAACACTGGTTCCGAGGATAAACTTCTGGACCAGATGAAAAATGTAAAAAAATCAGGTCATATACGCTTTTTGTCAAAAGATTACCAGACCCTGAATGAATACCCGTCTGAAAACATGGAAACTGCATTCAGCGAGGAATCAGGCAGGGCTTATGGCCTTATAACAGGCAAAAGCATAAACCAGAAGGTTATCGATCAGGCTGCGATGTCAGGTCTTGAATTTATAGCTGCTCCTGATTTTCAGGGCATAATAAAAAAGCCGGTTTCCATCAGACTTTTGAAGATACCTTAA
- the pyrC gene encoding dihydroorotase yields MNSECDLVLKSVMMPDGLVKDISVKDGLVVHSGSQLRSERTIDCTGYFCIPGATDMHVHMRGGEEQSYKETWESGSKSALAGGVTTVIDQPNTIPPVTDALSFSKRRDEAKSLSYCNFGINGGVSPGCDIKGMYRTGAVAFGETFFAESSYGKPVNPEFLAKVFGEILSENALVTVHAEKTGPGKDNSLLCHEKIRSCKSEAEAVREVLDIAPEGLRIHMCHLSSPESVRAVLSSKNVTFEVMPHHLFLSTEMFEEDDGLAKVNPPVRHEDVRKAIWGYWDKIDVIASDHAPHTFSEKTKTPFSEIPSGIPGVETMLPLLLNEVAEKRITLKSVIEKTVYNPSRILGIKSPGFMKNDTGDFAVYPKNPVKIRSDILHSKAGWTPYEGMNAIFPEYTIIGGNIAYEKGEFHKGFASHIPGKGYIQ; encoded by the coding sequence ATGAATTCTGAATGTGATCTGGTTTTAAAGAGTGTAATGATGCCTGACGGGCTTGTAAAGGACATATCTGTTAAAGACGGACTGGTTGTCCATTCAGGTTCACAGCTTCGCTCTGAAAGGACTATCGACTGCACAGGATATTTCTGTATACCAGGGGCAACCGATATGCATGTCCATATGCGTGGAGGAGAGGAGCAGTCATACAAGGAGACATGGGAAAGCGGTTCAAAAAGCGCCCTTGCAGGTGGAGTGACAACAGTAATCGACCAGCCCAATACTATTCCTCCTGTAACCGACGCATTGTCCTTCTCAAAAAGAAGAGATGAAGCGAAATCCCTTTCATACTGCAATTTTGGCATCAACGGTGGTGTCAGTCCCGGATGTGATATAAAGGGGATGTACAGAACAGGAGCTGTCGCATTCGGTGAAACTTTTTTTGCGGAATCAAGCTATGGAAAACCAGTTAACCCGGAATTCCTCGCAAAAGTTTTCGGTGAAATATTAAGTGAGAACGCTCTTGTAACCGTTCATGCGGAGAAGACCGGGCCCGGAAAAGACAACTCCCTTTTGTGCCATGAAAAAATAAGGTCATGCAAAAGCGAGGCAGAAGCAGTAAGGGAAGTGCTTGATATCGCACCGGAGGGCCTTAGAATTCATATGTGTCATCTTTCATCTCCGGAGTCGGTCAGGGCGGTTTTAAGCAGTAAAAACGTTACCTTTGAAGTGATGCCCCACCACCTATTTTTATCTACAGAAATGTTTGAAGAGGACGACGGGCTGGCAAAGGTAAACCCTCCCGTAAGGCACGAGGATGTCAGAAAAGCTATCTGGGGCTACTGGGACAAAATAGACGTTATAGCATCGGACCATGCCCCGCATACTTTTTCAGAAAAAACAAAGACACCTTTTTCAGAAATCCCTTCCGGCATACCCGGTGTGGAAACTATGCTCCCCCTGCTTTTAAACGAAGTTGCCGAAAAAAGGATTACCCTGAAATCTGTAATTGAAAAAACAGTATACAACCCGTCAAGGATACTCGGCATAAAATCTCCGGGCTTTATGAAAAATGATACCGGTGATTTTGCGGTATACCCTAAAAATCCTGTTAAAATCAGGTCTGACATTCTTCACAGCAAAGCAGGATGGACCCCATACGAGGGAATGAATGCGATTTTTCCTGAATATACGATAATCGGGGGAAATATCGCTTACGAGAAAGGAGAATTTCACAAAGGCTTTGCGAGTCATATTCCGGGAAAAGGGTATATACAATAA